From Herbiconiux flava, one genomic window encodes:
- a CDS encoding permease produces MTSDVLPPRTRAPRSRTALRGLVVGAVLGVALLVLRAVSATWGADALPDRLRDFVTLSVSVVIESLPFVFLGILISVVVRFWVPDQVIHRIMPRNPALRRVVISLVGVLLPVCECGNVPLARGFMMKGFSVPEAMTFLLAAPILNPVTIVTTYQAFGWNDGILIGRIAGGFVIANLVGWLFSRHPRPELLLTPAFEEACRIGDGDHEHEHGRAGQLAKLRRGVVAFADETSTMLPALIVGSAIAGAIQVGLSRDVLTALGSNPIWSVLALMLLAFVIAICSNVDAFFILAFGSTFLPGGVVAFLVFGAMVDVKMITLLRTTFTTGALVRLVAVVALASLALGFGVNLLA; encoded by the coding sequence GTGACGAGCGACGTGCTGCCGCCCCGCACCCGGGCCCCCCGATCCCGAACCGCGCTCCGCGGTCTCGTCGTCGGCGCCGTGCTCGGGGTGGCGCTGCTCGTGCTCCGGGCCGTCTCGGCGACGTGGGGGGCGGATGCTCTTCCCGACCGCCTCCGCGATTTCGTCACCCTCTCGGTGAGCGTCGTGATCGAGTCGCTGCCGTTCGTGTTCCTCGGCATCCTGATCTCGGTCGTGGTGCGGTTCTGGGTGCCCGACCAGGTCATCCACCGCATCATGCCCCGGAACCCGGCGCTCCGGCGCGTGGTGATCTCGCTCGTCGGCGTGCTGCTGCCGGTGTGCGAGTGCGGCAACGTGCCGCTCGCCCGCGGCTTCATGATGAAGGGCTTCAGCGTGCCGGAGGCGATGACGTTCCTGCTCGCGGCGCCCATCCTGAACCCGGTCACCATCGTCACGACCTACCAGGCCTTCGGCTGGAACGACGGCATCCTGATCGGGCGCATCGCCGGCGGCTTCGTGATCGCGAACCTGGTCGGCTGGCTGTTCAGCCGGCACCCGCGGCCCGAGCTGCTGCTGACGCCCGCGTTCGAGGAGGCCTGCCGCATCGGCGACGGCGACCACGAACACGAGCACGGACGGGCCGGGCAGCTGGCGAAGCTGCGGCGCGGGGTCGTCGCGTTCGCCGACGAGACGTCCACCATGCTGCCCGCGCTGATCGTCGGCTCGGCGATCGCGGGTGCCATCCAGGTCGGGCTCTCGCGCGACGTGCTCACGGCGCTCGGCAGCAACCCGATCTGGTCGGTGCTCGCCCTGATGCTGCTGGCGTTCGTGATCGCGATCTGCTCCAACGTCGACGCCTTCTTCATCCTCGCCTTCGGCTCGACCTTCCTGCCGGGCGGGGTGGTCGCGTTCCTCGTGTTCGGGGCGATGGTCGACGTGAAGATGATCACGCTGCTGCGCACCACCTTCACCACCGGCGCCCTCGTGCGGCTCGTCGCCGTGGTGGCCCTCGCCTCCCTCGCCCTCGGATTCGGAGTGAACCTTCTTGCGTGA
- a CDS encoding arsenate reductase ArsC, which translates to MSLPTPRSSIVTDARPAVLFVCVHNAGRSQMAAGYLRALAGDRIDVFSAGSEPGDAVNPAAVAVMAEEGIDLAGAVPQILTTDAVRQADVVITMGCGDACPIFPGKRYEDWELTDPAGQPISVVRDVRDDIRGRVEGLIASLV; encoded by the coding sequence ATGTCGCTACCGACCCCGAGGAGCTCCATCGTGACCGACGCCCGCCCCGCCGTGCTGTTCGTCTGCGTGCACAACGCGGGCCGCTCCCAGATGGCCGCCGGGTACCTGCGGGCCCTCGCCGGTGACCGCATCGACGTGTTCTCGGCCGGCAGCGAGCCGGGCGACGCCGTCAACCCCGCGGCCGTCGCCGTGATGGCCGAGGAGGGCATCGACCTCGCGGGGGCCGTGCCGCAGATCCTCACGACCGATGCCGTGCGGCAGGCCGACGTCGTCATCACGATGGGCTGCGGTGACGCCTGCCCGATCTTCCCCGGCAAGCGGTACGAGGACTGGGAGCTCACCGATCCCGCCGGGCAGCCGATCTCGGTCGTGAGGGACGTGCGCGACGACATCCGCGGGCGGGTCGAGGGGCTCATCGCGAGCCTCGTCTGA
- a CDS encoding Na+/H+ antiporter NhaA produces MAVIRSERVAAFLLLIAAALGLIAANTPIGPALMEVQDAHFAIPGTPLDLSVGHWISDGLLAIFFFVVAVELKNEFAVGQLNSVSKAVRPAIAALGGVIVPALIFLLITAGSGYEGGWPIPTATDIAFALGVLAVFGKGIPSRLRIFILALAILDDIVAILIIAVFFTADPNLLLIVLGAVGVVVFGLLSRLLGTRFRMLVAAAMVVTAALTWSLVYLSGVHATIAGVALGLAMVRKPAMKLRHHLEPVTNGAILPLFAFSAALVAIPQVAPSELAAPFWGILIALPVGKLIGISLGGWLSSFVGPREKRPHLTLHGLLAAGALGGVGFTVSLLMNELAFAAQPEVADEGTLAVLLGSSISIVMAAILVSTLAGTYRRLRRLRLEAERRIAAA; encoded by the coding sequence ATGGCCGTCATCCGCTCCGAGCGCGTCGCCGCGTTCCTCCTCCTGATCGCCGCCGCGCTCGGCCTGATCGCCGCGAACACGCCGATCGGCCCCGCGCTGATGGAGGTGCAGGACGCCCACTTCGCCATCCCGGGCACACCCCTCGACCTCTCCGTCGGCCACTGGATCAGCGACGGCCTCCTCGCGATCTTCTTCTTCGTCGTGGCCGTCGAGCTGAAGAACGAGTTCGCGGTCGGTCAGTTGAACTCCGTCTCCAAGGCGGTGCGCCCGGCGATCGCGGCGCTCGGCGGCGTGATCGTGCCGGCCCTGATCTTCCTCCTGATCACCGCCGGCTCGGGCTACGAGGGCGGCTGGCCGATCCCCACCGCCACCGACATCGCCTTCGCGCTCGGGGTGCTGGCCGTGTTCGGCAAGGGCATCCCGTCGCGGCTCCGCATCTTCATCCTCGCCCTGGCGATCCTCGACGACATCGTCGCGATCCTGATCATCGCGGTCTTCTTCACCGCCGACCCGAACCTGCTGCTGATCGTCCTGGGTGCGGTCGGTGTCGTGGTGTTCGGTCTGCTGAGCCGGCTGCTGGGCACCAGGTTCCGGATGCTCGTGGCCGCCGCCATGGTCGTCACCGCCGCCCTGACGTGGTCGCTCGTCTACCTGTCGGGCGTGCACGCCACGATCGCCGGTGTCGCCCTCGGCCTCGCCATGGTGCGGAAGCCCGCCATGAAGCTCCGGCACCACCTCGAGCCGGTCACGAACGGGGCGATCCTGCCGCTGTTCGCGTTCTCGGCGGCCCTCGTCGCGATCCCCCAGGTCGCGCCGAGCGAGCTGGCTGCGCCGTTCTGGGGCATCCTGATCGCGCTGCCGGTGGGCAAGCTGATCGGCATCAGCCTCGGCGGATGGCTGTCGAGCTTCGTCGGGCCGCGTGAGAAGCGACCGCACCTCACCCTGCACGGGCTGCTCGCCGCGGGGGCTCTCGGCGGCGTCGGCTTCACCGTGTCGCTGCTGATGAACGAGCTCGCGTTCGCCGCCCAGCCGGAGGTCGCCGACGAGGGCACCCTCGCCGTGCTGCTGGGATCGAGCATCTCGATCGTGATGGCGGCGATCCTCGTCTCGACCCTCGCGGGCACCTACCGGCGGCTCCGCCGCCTGCGCCTCGAGGCCGAACGCCGCATCGCCGCCGCCTGA
- a CDS encoding acyltransferase family protein, protein MNSRRHDIQGLRALAVIAVILDHVIGWPLGGFAGVDVFFVISGFLITGLLLRDAAAGTLSLRRFYAKRMRRIAPAAVTVLVVTTALAWLLFNQPRFWSTAWDAVSALFFVSNWRFAAQGTDYFRQGDAVSPLQHFWSLSVEEQFYLVWPVLVVLLVALIGRRVSAKAGAGEDGEAAATGDAAARASARPVQRQRWVLGIVLALLAAASFAVALWQSTANPTVAYFSTLTRVWELAFGGLLAVSAPLFARLPTAVRAVLGWLGLAGIVASLLLVDSTMAFPGPWAAPAVIATAAVIVAGIGGRQRWLFPLENPVSGFLGDISYSLYLWHFPVLVFVLLLVPEQSLAVTIAVLGLTLAVSLVAYFLIEQPLHRSPWLRGRELLEKPQAAEPEPEPVRAPEPEPVQQGPDARTPDPVEPTTTTPEPAPAPAPVPPRSATAAGRAGSPVSDRVRARALAAEAERARLRAELAASTSAPAATPARVAAKSSAASGTDREGGALESGTEGERARLRDARRTAWQGWRERFSGQFLGAGLGVVVIVVVVAVTVQLSVKGEGPLALAVPSGVPAAGLGGDAHPEPGATDGGQTDVGADPAAPVNPEDELQAELWNAASATEWPSNLSPSMDAAISETSSRNPAKGCFDLGGTPDFGRCTWGSGDAPNHMYLVGDSTALAYAPAFREIADRSGGQWKVTTVGLYGCRFTDVLVQNDGDGVMDSCPQRKADVAAQIAADAPQLVVVSNAYALGNAADRQPLTVAQLVGSTISLASRFDTPGHVVYLAPPPLGANLGACYSPVKSPQDCTAGVDGTWYDFQKSFEAGVAAEGTGDHVVSSLGFTCAQGFCPAFAGTVPTRYDQVHMTPEYAVRVAESIRWELAAQGVM, encoded by the coding sequence ATGAACTCGCGCCGTCACGACATCCAGGGCCTTCGCGCCCTCGCCGTGATCGCGGTCATCCTCGACCACGTGATCGGCTGGCCGCTCGGCGGTTTCGCCGGTGTCGACGTGTTCTTCGTCATCTCGGGCTTCCTCATCACCGGCCTCCTGCTGCGCGACGCCGCGGCCGGCACGCTGTCGCTCCGCCGGTTCTACGCGAAGCGGATGCGCCGCATCGCCCCCGCCGCGGTCACCGTGCTCGTCGTCACCACGGCGCTCGCGTGGCTCCTGTTCAATCAGCCCCGCTTCTGGTCGACCGCGTGGGACGCGGTCTCGGCCCTGTTCTTCGTCTCGAACTGGCGCTTCGCCGCCCAGGGCACCGACTACTTCCGGCAGGGCGACGCGGTCTCGCCGCTGCAGCACTTCTGGTCGCTCTCGGTCGAGGAGCAGTTCTACCTCGTCTGGCCCGTGCTCGTCGTGCTGCTCGTCGCCCTGATCGGCCGCCGCGTCTCGGCGAAGGCCGGTGCCGGGGAGGACGGTGAGGCGGCGGCGACCGGGGACGCTGCGGCACGCGCATCCGCTCGCCCGGTGCAGCGGCAGCGATGGGTGCTCGGGATCGTGCTGGCGCTGCTCGCGGCGGCGTCGTTCGCCGTGGCGCTCTGGCAGAGCACCGCGAACCCGACGGTCGCGTACTTCTCGACCCTGACGCGGGTCTGGGAGCTCGCCTTCGGCGGGCTGCTCGCGGTGTCCGCGCCGCTGTTCGCGCGCCTGCCCACGGCGGTGCGCGCAGTGCTCGGCTGGCTGGGCCTCGCCGGCATCGTCGCGTCGCTGCTGCTCGTCGACTCGACGATGGCGTTCCCGGGGCCGTGGGCTGCGCCTGCCGTGATCGCCACCGCGGCCGTCATCGTGGCGGGCATCGGCGGCCGGCAGCGCTGGCTGTTCCCGCTCGAGAACCCCGTCAGCGGATTCCTCGGCGACATCTCCTACTCGCTCTACCTCTGGCACTTCCCGGTGCTCGTGTTCGTGCTGCTGCTCGTGCCCGAGCAGTCGCTCGCCGTCACGATCGCGGTGCTCGGGCTGACGCTCGCGGTGTCGCTCGTGGCCTACTTCCTGATCGAGCAGCCGCTGCACCGCTCGCCCTGGCTGCGGGGGCGCGAGCTGCTCGAGAAGCCGCAGGCGGCTGAGCCCGAGCCCGAGCCCGTGCGCGCGCCCGAGCCCGAGCCGGTGCAGCAGGGTCCGGATGCGCGGACGCCCGATCCCGTCGAGCCGACCACCACGACGCCCGAACCGGCACCCGCCCCCGCCCCGGTGCCGCCCCGCTCCGCGACAGCCGCCGGTCGCGCGGGTTCCCCGGTGTCCGACCGCGTCCGCGCCCGGGCCCTGGCCGCGGAGGCGGAACGGGCGAGGCTGCGCGCCGAGCTGGCCGCGTCGACCTCCGCACCCGCGGCCACTCCGGCGCGAGTCGCGGCGAAGTCGTCGGCAGCGTCCGGCACCGACCGGGAGGGTGGCGCCCTCGAGAGTGGGACCGAGGGCGAGCGCGCCCGCCTCCGCGACGCGCGCCGCACCGCGTGGCAGGGCTGGCGCGAGCGCTTCAGCGGGCAGTTCCTCGGCGCCGGCCTCGGGGTGGTCGTGATCGTCGTGGTGGTCGCTGTGACCGTTCAGCTCTCGGTCAAGGGGGAGGGGCCGCTCGCCCTCGCGGTGCCGAGCGGCGTTCCCGCGGCGGGGCTGGGCGGGGACGCGCATCCGGAACCGGGCGCCACCGACGGTGGCCAGACCGACGTCGGCGCCGACCCCGCCGCCCCGGTCAACCCCGAGGACGAGCTGCAGGCCGAGCTCTGGAACGCCGCCTCGGCCACCGAGTGGCCCTCGAACCTCTCGCCCTCGATGGACGCCGCCATCTCGGAGACCTCCAGCCGCAACCCCGCCAAGGGCTGCTTCGACCTCGGCGGTACCCCCGACTTCGGGCGCTGCACCTGGGGGAGCGGCGACGCGCCGAACCACATGTACCTCGTCGGCGACTCGACGGCGCTGGCCTACGCGCCGGCGTTCCGCGAGATCGCCGACCGCAGCGGTGGCCAGTGGAAGGTCACGACCGTGGGCCTCTACGGCTGCCGCTTCACCGACGTGCTGGTGCAGAACGACGGCGACGGCGTGATGGACTCGTGCCCGCAGCGGAAGGCCGACGTCGCCGCCCAGATCGCCGCCGACGCCCCGCAGCTCGTGGTCGTGTCGAACGCCTACGCCCTCGGCAACGCGGCCGACCGGCAGCCGCTCACCGTCGCCCAGCTGGTGGGCTCGACCATCTCGCTGGCGTCGCGCTTCGACACCCCGGGGCACGTCGTCTACCTCGCGCCGCCGCCGCTCGGGGCGAACCTCGGCGCCTGCTACTCGCCCGTGAAGAGCCCCCAGGACTGCACGGCCGGCGTCGACGGCACCTGGTACGACTTCCAGAAGTCCTTCGAGGCGGGGGTCGCGGCAGAGGGCACCGGCGACCACGTCGTCAGCTCGCTCGGCTTCACCTGCGCCCAGGGCTTCTGCCCGGCCTTCGCGGGCACCGTCCCGACGCGCTACGACCAGGTGCACATGACGCCCGAGTACGCGGTGCGGGTGGCCGAGTCGATCCGCTGGGAGCTGGCCGCCCAGGGCGTCATGTAG
- a CDS encoding CYTH and CHAD domain-containing protein, giving the protein MAHTSQTEIERKYAVEGERALPSLDGIGQTAGVAEVTTLEPFTLVAVYFDTAEHALARARIALRRREGGHDAGWHVKLPAAEGRTELQWPLGSGDPSEVPDEVADTVRVHVRDHGLTPLARIVTIRHVTELRDAEGGLVAEIADDTVQATDARQGTARVWHEWEAELGPAGPATAAGRATLLDEIERHLLAAGATVSPSVSKLAQALGRTGLGSDEPAQSSSSAAAKPTAADVVRAGVAELVQRLVELDPAVRRDDEDAVHRFRTTVRRLRNVLAIHRGLFDDAVVAGLRDRLSRLGAVLGEVRDLEVRADWAAHELDAFARERGIDDPDAVRRLVEDTRAEHAEAHQRLVRVLGQGPYFRLLEDLEEFAGVGAGADASGADGAVGRAATTSPKKEAKKAVKRTGRRALIRAARIREALPVPSDGAGDRDSDADGPELVAEAEAIGALHDSRKAARRLRHAAEFSTDGAAAVLGSSVATVGESAEDLQDALGRHRDASLFAEFVLLTSRRAEAAGEGSFTYGVLYQRSLDQARQALDAADAARKALRRLL; this is encoded by the coding sequence ATGGCTCACACCAGTCAGACAGAGATCGAACGCAAGTACGCCGTCGAGGGCGAGCGGGCCCTGCCGTCGCTCGACGGGATCGGGCAGACGGCCGGCGTCGCCGAGGTCACGACGCTCGAGCCGTTCACCCTCGTGGCGGTCTACTTCGACACGGCCGAGCATGCGCTGGCCCGGGCGCGGATCGCCCTGCGGCGGAGGGAGGGCGGGCACGACGCGGGCTGGCACGTGAAGCTGCCGGCCGCGGAGGGCCGCACCGAGCTGCAGTGGCCGCTCGGCTCGGGTGACCCGTCCGAGGTGCCGGACGAGGTCGCCGACACCGTGCGGGTGCACGTGCGCGACCACGGGCTCACCCCGCTGGCGCGGATCGTCACCATCCGTCATGTCACCGAGCTGCGCGACGCCGAGGGCGGGCTGGTGGCCGAGATCGCCGACGACACGGTGCAGGCGACGGATGCTCGGCAGGGCACGGCCCGCGTCTGGCACGAGTGGGAGGCCGAACTCGGCCCCGCCGGGCCCGCCACCGCCGCCGGGCGCGCGACGCTGCTCGACGAGATCGAGCGGCACCTGCTCGCGGCCGGAGCCACCGTCTCGCCGAGCGTCTCGAAGCTCGCGCAGGCGCTGGGGCGCACCGGGCTCGGATCGGACGAACCGGCACAGTCGTCCTCATCCGCGGCCGCGAAGCCCACGGCGGCCGACGTGGTGCGCGCGGGAGTCGCCGAGCTCGTGCAGCGGCTCGTCGAGCTCGACCCGGCGGTCAGGCGCGACGACGAGGACGCTGTGCACCGCTTCCGCACGACGGTGCGGCGCCTCCGCAACGTGCTCGCCATCCATCGGGGACTGTTCGACGACGCGGTCGTGGCGGGGCTCCGCGACCGGCTCTCCCGGCTCGGCGCGGTGCTCGGTGAGGTGCGCGACCTCGAGGTGCGGGCGGACTGGGCCGCCCACGAGCTGGACGCCTTCGCCCGGGAGCGCGGCATCGACGACCCGGATGCGGTGCGCCGGCTGGTCGAGGACACCCGGGCCGAGCACGCGGAGGCGCACCAGCGCCTCGTGCGGGTGCTCGGGCAGGGGCCCTACTTCCGACTGCTGGAGGACCTGGAGGAGTTCGCCGGCGTCGGGGCGGGCGCGGACGCGAGCGGCGCGGATGGCGCCGTCGGAAGGGCCGCGACCACCTCGCCGAAGAAGGAGGCGAAGAAGGCCGTGAAGCGCACCGGTCGCCGGGCGCTCATCAGAGCCGCGCGCATCCGGGAGGCGCTGCCGGTGCCGAGCGACGGCGCCGGCGACCGCGACTCCGACGCCGACGGCCCCGAGCTGGTCGCCGAGGCCGAGGCGATCGGGGCCCTGCACGACTCGCGCAAGGCCGCCCGCCGGCTGCGTCACGCCGCCGAGTTCTCGACCGACGGCGCCGCGGCCGTGCTCGGCTCCTCGGTCGCTACCGTCGGCGAGTCGGCCGAAGACCTGCAGGACGCCCTCGGCCGGCACCGCGACGCCTCGCTCTTCGCCGAGTTCGTGCTGCTCACCTCGCGCCGGGCCGAGGCGGCGGGGGAGGGCTCGTTCACCTACGGCGTGCTCTATCAGCGTTCGCTCGACCAGGCCCGGCAGGCCCTCGACGCGGCTGATGCCGCCCGCAAGGCGCTCCGCCGCCTGCTCTGA
- a CDS encoding aminodeoxychorismate lyase has protein sequence MSVPVLILVTRPLDDESEGSTDARPAPFSQADPALPHLSVLDLGATRGDGVFETVMVAEGAAPAIDAHLDRFAASAKLLDLPEPNREVWRAAFDAAVAAHPPVELLAVKLVLTRGIEGQDAPTGWILAQPGRDFSRERVEGVRVVTLDRGYRHDVAATSPWLLQGAKTLSYAVNTAAIREAKRRGAHDVIFTSSDGFVLEAPTASVLLREGDRFTTPSAELGILPGTTQRRAFALLEELGYETGSVRLRSSELGRADALWLVSSIRRAVPVVELDGVAKAVDRELTARLNEYLGEH, from the coding sequence GTGTCCGTCCCTGTACTCATTCTGGTCACCCGGCCCCTCGACGACGAGTCCGAGGGGTCGACGGATGCGCGTCCTGCCCCGTTCTCCCAGGCCGATCCCGCCCTCCCCCACCTCAGCGTGCTCGACCTCGGTGCCACGCGCGGCGACGGGGTGTTCGAGACCGTGATGGTCGCGGAAGGAGCGGCCCCGGCGATCGACGCCCACCTCGACCGCTTCGCGGCCTCGGCGAAGCTGCTCGATCTGCCCGAACCGAACCGGGAGGTGTGGCGGGCGGCCTTCGATGCGGCGGTGGCCGCGCATCCGCCCGTCGAGCTGCTCGCGGTGAAGCTCGTGCTGACCCGCGGCATCGAGGGGCAGGACGCCCCGACGGGCTGGATCCTCGCGCAGCCCGGCCGCGACTTCAGCCGCGAGCGGGTCGAGGGCGTGCGCGTGGTGACGCTCGACCGCGGCTACCGGCACGACGTCGCCGCCACCTCGCCGTGGCTGCTGCAGGGCGCGAAGACGCTGTCGTACGCGGTCAACACGGCCGCCATCCGCGAGGCGAAGCGGCGGGGTGCCCACGACGTGATCTTCACCAGCTCCGACGGCTTCGTGCTCGAGGCGCCGACCGCGAGCGTGCTGCTGCGGGAGGGCGACCGGTTCACGACCCCGTCGGCGGAGCTCGGCATCCTGCCCGGCACGACGCAGCGCCGGGCCTTCGCTCTGCTCGAGGAGCTCGGCTACGAGACCGGGTCGGTGCGACTGCGCAGCAGCGAGCTGGGGAGGGCTGACGCGCTGTGGCTGGTGTCGAGCATCCGTCGCGCCGTGCCGGTGGTCGAGCTCGACGGCGTCGCCAAGGCGGTCGACCGGGAGCTGACAGCGCGGCTGAACGAGTACCTCGGGGAGCACTGA
- a CDS encoding winged helix-turn-helix transcriptional regulator, which yields MADSIWDEIHSDTPSIPGNPFASGCLSRVVLDHVTSKWGVLVLAALASEPMRWGQLHRYVEGISEKMLAQTLRQLESDGFVLRQSAGTVPPRVDYSLTPLGDELAALLIPLVRWVGDNVQRTSLAQGLAETA from the coding sequence ATGGCCGACAGCATCTGGGACGAGATCCACTCCGACACCCCGTCGATCCCGGGCAACCCGTTCGCCTCCGGCTGCCTCAGCCGGGTCGTGCTCGATCACGTCACCAGCAAGTGGGGCGTGCTCGTGCTGGCCGCCCTCGCCAGTGAGCCCATGCGCTGGGGGCAGCTGCACCGCTATGTCGAGGGCATCAGCGAGAAGATGCTCGCCCAGACGCTCCGTCAGCTCGAGAGCGACGGCTTCGTGCTGCGGCAGTCGGCGGGCACGGTGCCGCCCCGCGTCGACTACAGCCTCACGCCACTCGGCGACGAGCTCGCCGCACTCCTCATCCCGCTGGTGCGCTGGGTGGGCGACAACGTGCAGCGCACCTCCCTCGCGCAGGGCCTCGCCGAGACGGCATAG
- a CDS encoding SDR family oxidoreductase, with amino-acid sequence MTIVVSGATGHLGRLTVEHLLARGVAASDIVAAGRTPEKLAALAEATGVRTAVIDFTDPATLDAALAGAEKFVLVSSSEVGQRAAQHQNAIDAAARAGVAQLVYTSAPKATDTTLILAPEHKATEEAIAASGVPATVLRNGWYHENYDGSYAQAVQSGVYLASTGDGRVASAPRTDYAEAIAAVLTEDGHLGAVYELSGDVAWTGDDFAAAASAASGRSVVYRSVSPEEHLAALKDAGLDDGTAGFVVALDGNIRDGLLGETSGDLARLIGHATQPLETYLTALAAK; translated from the coding sequence ATGACCATCGTCGTCTCCGGAGCCACCGGCCACCTCGGCCGCCTCACCGTCGAGCACCTGCTCGCCCGCGGCGTCGCCGCCTCCGACATCGTGGCCGCCGGCCGCACGCCCGAGAAGCTCGCCGCCCTCGCCGAGGCCACCGGTGTGCGCACCGCCGTGATCGACTTCACCGACCCCGCGACCCTCGACGCAGCTCTCGCCGGCGCCGAGAAGTTCGTGCTCGTCTCCAGCAGCGAGGTCGGGCAGCGCGCCGCCCAGCACCAGAACGCCATCGACGCGGCCGCCCGGGCCGGCGTGGCCCAGCTCGTCTACACGAGCGCGCCGAAGGCCACCGACACCACGCTCATCCTGGCCCCCGAGCACAAGGCGACCGAGGAGGCCATCGCCGCCTCGGGCGTGCCCGCCACGGTGCTCCGCAACGGCTGGTACCACGAGAACTACGACGGCTCCTACGCCCAGGCCGTGCAGTCGGGCGTCTACCTCGCGAGCACCGGCGACGGCCGGGTCGCCAGTGCACCGCGCACCGACTACGCGGAGGCGATCGCCGCCGTGCTCACGGAGGACGGCCACCTCGGCGCCGTCTACGAGCTCTCGGGCGACGTGGCCTGGACGGGCGACGACTTCGCCGCGGCAGCCTCGGCGGCGAGTGGTCGTTCGGTCGTCTACCGGTCCGTCTCGCCCGAGGAGCACCTCGCGGCACTCAAGGACGCGGGCCTCGACGACGGCACGGCCGGTTTCGTGGTCGCCCTCGACGGCAACATCCGCGACGGGCTGCTCGGCGAGACCTCGGGCGACCTCGCGCGCCTCATCGGTCACGCCACCCAGCCCCTCGAGACCTACCTCACGGCCCTGGCTGCGAAGTAG